From a single Saimiri boliviensis isolate mSaiBol1 chromosome 7, mSaiBol1.pri, whole genome shotgun sequence genomic region:
- the BEST3 gene encoding bestrophin-3 isoform X6 — protein sequence MVEPVCESALARQADVPHLQQCSRKRRARAPAKKDADALCQSHLPAHLPLGFMTADERKLFNHLKSPHLKYWVPFIWFGNLATKARNEGRIRDSVDLQSLMTEMNRFRSWCSLLFGYDWVGIPLVYTQVVTLAVYTFFFTCLIGRQFLDPTKGYAGHDLDLYIPIFTLLQFFFYAGWLKVAEQLINPFGEDDDDFETNWCIDRNLQVSLLAVDEMHMSLPRMKKDIYWDDSAARPPYTLAAVDYCIPSFLGSTVQMGLSGSDFPDEEWLWDYEKHGHRHSMIGRVKRFLSAHEHPSSPRRRSYRRQTSDSSMFLPRDDLSPARDLLDVPSRNPHRASPTWKKSSFPEGSPMLHSSIGELSTIRETSQTSTLQSLTPQSSVRTSPIKMPPVPEVLVTAAEALGSTSDGYHHDSTTSILSSEFSGVEPSKTEQQQGPVRSILSPLEKGTPPRGPSAQTVSASTEGNIFKCEGDPGDTFLKTWSLPEFLESSHTSLGNLSPDPMSSQPALLVDTETSSEISGINIVAGPRVSPDMLYLMENLDTKETDIIELNNKETEEPPK from the exons gcttTATGACAGCAGATGAAAGGAAATTATTCAACCACCTcaaatctcctcatctgaaataTTGGGTTCCATTCATCTGGTTTGGAAATCTTGCAACTAAAGCCCGGAATGAAGGTAGAATCAGAGACAGTGTTGATCTGCAATCATTGATGACT GAAATGAATCGATTCCGCTCTTGGTGCAGCCTCTTATTCGGTTATGACTGGGTTGGGATTCCGCTGGTTTACACCCAG GTGGTCACTCTTGCTGTCTATACCTTCTTCTTTACGTGCCTGATTGGACGCCAGTTTTTGGATCCCACCAAAGGCTACGCAGGGCATGACTTGGATCTTTACATTCCAATCTTCACCCTCCTACAATTCTTCTTCTATGCAGGATGGCTCAAG GTAGCTGAGCAGCTTATCAACCCTTTtggagaagatgatgatgattttgaaaCTAATTGGTGCATTGACAGAAATTTGCAG GTCTCTCTTTTAGCTGTGGATGAAATGCACATGAGCTTACCCAGGATGAAGAAGGACATTTACTGGGACGATTCTGCGGCTCGCCCGCCATACACATTGGCAGCTGTGGACTACTGCATTCCCTCGTTTCTGGGGTCAACAGTCCAGATGGG GCTGTCTGGGTCCGATTTTCCTGATGAGGAGTGGCTGTGGGATTATGAGAAGCATGGCCATCGGCATTCCATGATAGGAAGAGTCAAGCGGTTCCTGAGTGCCCACGAACACCCCTCCAGCCCCAGAAGAAGAAGCTACAGGAGGCAGACGAGTGACAGCTCCATGTTCTTACCCCGAGATGACCTCAGCCCAGCCAGAGATCTACTGGATGTGCCCTCAAGAAATCCCCACAGGGCCTCACCCACCTGGAAGAAATCCTCCTTCCCAGAAGGAAGCCCcatgctgcactccagcataggagAGCTGTCCACCATCAGGGAGACCAGCCAGACAAGCACTTTACAGAGCCTGACCCCACAGTCCAGTGTGAGAACCTCCCCCATCAAAATGCCACCGGTGCCTGAGGTATTGGTCACAGCGGCCGAAGCGCTAGGGTCCACATCAGACGGCTACCACCATGACTCCACTACCTCCATCTTGAGCTCTGAGTTTTCAGGGGTTGAGCCAAGCAAGACTGAGCAGCAGCAGGGCCCAGTGAGATCCATCCTGTCCCCTTTAGAGAAGGGGACACCTCCTAGAGGCCCCAGTGCCCAGactgtttcagccagcactgAGGGAAACATATTCAAGTGTGAAGGAGACCCTGGTGATACCTTTCTAAAAACGTGGAGCCTTCCGGAATTCCTGGAGTCCAGCCACACCTCCCTGGGAAACCTAAGTCCAGACCCCATGAGCTCTCAGCCAGCTCTTTTAGTTGACACAGAAACATCCTCAGAGATCAGTGGGATCAACATTGTGGCGGGCCCTCGAGTCTCTCCTGATATGCTGTATTTAATGGAAAACCTGGACACCAAGGAAACAGATATCATAGAGCTGAAcaacaaggaaactgaggaacCACCCAAATGA
- the BEST3 gene encoding bestrophin-3 isoform X5 translates to MFLISSSVHGSDEHGRLLRRTLMRYVNLTSLLIFRSVSTAVYKRFPTMDHVVEAGFMTADERKLFNHLKSPHLKYWVPFIWFGNLATKARNEGRIRDSVDLQSLMTEMNRFRSWCSLLFGYDWVGIPLVYTQVVTLAVYTFFFTCLIGRQFLDPTKGYAGHDLDLYIPIFTLLQFFFYAGWLKVAEQLINPFGEDDDDFETNWCIDRNLQVSLLAVDEMHMSLPRMKKDIYWDDSAARPPYTLAAVDYCIPSFLGSTVQMGLSGSDFPDEEWLWDYEKHGHRHSMIGRVKRFLSAHEHPSSPRRRSYRRQTSDSSMFLPRDDLSPARDLLDVPSRNPHRASPTWKKSSFPEGSPMLHSSIGELSTIRETSQTSTLQSLTPQSSVRTSPIKMPPVPEVLVTAAEALGSTSDGYHHDSTTSILSSEFSGVEPSKTEQQQGPVRSILSPLEKGTPPRGPSAQTVSASTEGNIFKCEGDPGDTFLKTWSLPEFLESSHTSLGNLSPDPMSSQPALLVDTETSSEISGINIVAGPRVSPDMLYLMENLDTKETDIIELNNKETEEPPK, encoded by the exons gcttTATGACAGCAGATGAAAGGAAATTATTCAACCACCTcaaatctcctcatctgaaataTTGGGTTCCATTCATCTGGTTTGGAAATCTTGCAACTAAAGCCCGGAATGAAGGTAGAATCAGAGACAGTGTTGATCTGCAATCATTGATGACT GAAATGAATCGATTCCGCTCTTGGTGCAGCCTCTTATTCGGTTATGACTGGGTTGGGATTCCGCTGGTTTACACCCAG GTGGTCACTCTTGCTGTCTATACCTTCTTCTTTACGTGCCTGATTGGACGCCAGTTTTTGGATCCCACCAAAGGCTACGCAGGGCATGACTTGGATCTTTACATTCCAATCTTCACCCTCCTACAATTCTTCTTCTATGCAGGATGGCTCAAG GTAGCTGAGCAGCTTATCAACCCTTTtggagaagatgatgatgattttgaaaCTAATTGGTGCATTGACAGAAATTTGCAG GTCTCTCTTTTAGCTGTGGATGAAATGCACATGAGCTTACCCAGGATGAAGAAGGACATTTACTGGGACGATTCTGCGGCTCGCCCGCCATACACATTGGCAGCTGTGGACTACTGCATTCCCTCGTTTCTGGGGTCAACAGTCCAGATGGG GCTGTCTGGGTCCGATTTTCCTGATGAGGAGTGGCTGTGGGATTATGAGAAGCATGGCCATCGGCATTCCATGATAGGAAGAGTCAAGCGGTTCCTGAGTGCCCACGAACACCCCTCCAGCCCCAGAAGAAGAAGCTACAGGAGGCAGACGAGTGACAGCTCCATGTTCTTACCCCGAGATGACCTCAGCCCAGCCAGAGATCTACTGGATGTGCCCTCAAGAAATCCCCACAGGGCCTCACCCACCTGGAAGAAATCCTCCTTCCCAGAAGGAAGCCCcatgctgcactccagcataggagAGCTGTCCACCATCAGGGAGACCAGCCAGACAAGCACTTTACAGAGCCTGACCCCACAGTCCAGTGTGAGAACCTCCCCCATCAAAATGCCACCGGTGCCTGAGGTATTGGTCACAGCGGCCGAAGCGCTAGGGTCCACATCAGACGGCTACCACCATGACTCCACTACCTCCATCTTGAGCTCTGAGTTTTCAGGGGTTGAGCCAAGCAAGACTGAGCAGCAGCAGGGCCCAGTGAGATCCATCCTGTCCCCTTTAGAGAAGGGGACACCTCCTAGAGGCCCCAGTGCCCAGactgtttcagccagcactgAGGGAAACATATTCAAGTGTGAAGGAGACCCTGGTGATACCTTTCTAAAAACGTGGAGCCTTCCGGAATTCCTGGAGTCCAGCCACACCTCCCTGGGAAACCTAAGTCCAGACCCCATGAGCTCTCAGCCAGCTCTTTTAGTTGACACAGAAACATCCTCAGAGATCAGTGGGATCAACATTGTGGCGGGCCCTCGAGTCTCTCCTGATATGCTGTATTTAATGGAAAACCTGGACACCAAGGAAACAGATATCATAGAGCTGAAcaacaaggaaactgaggaacCACCCAAATGA
- the BEST3 gene encoding bestrophin-3 isoform X7 — protein sequence MTADERKLFNHLKSPHLKYWVPFIWFGNLATKARNEGRIRDSVDLQSLMTEMNRFRSWCSLLFGYDWVGIPLVYTQVVTLAVYTFFFTCLIGRQFLDPTKGYAGHDLDLYIPIFTLLQFFFYAGWLKVAEQLINPFGEDDDDFETNWCIDRNLQVSLLAVDEMHMSLPRMKKDIYWDDSAARPPYTLAAVDYCIPSFLGSTVQMGLSGSDFPDEEWLWDYEKHGHRHSMIGRVKRFLSAHEHPSSPRRRSYRRQTSDSSMFLPRDDLSPARDLLDVPSRNPHRASPTWKKSSFPEGSPMLHSSIGELSTIRETSQTSTLQSLTPQSSVRTSPIKMPPVPEVLVTAAEALGSTSDGYHHDSTTSILSSEFSGVEPSKTEQQQGPVRSILSPLEKGTPPRGPSAQTVSASTEGNIFKCEGDPGDTFLKTWSLPEFLESSHTSLGNLSPDPMSSQPALLVDTETSSEISGINIVAGPRVSPDMLYLMENLDTKETDIIELNNKETEEPPK from the exons ATGACAGCAGATGAAAGGAAATTATTCAACCACCTcaaatctcctcatctgaaataTTGGGTTCCATTCATCTGGTTTGGAAATCTTGCAACTAAAGCCCGGAATGAAGGTAGAATCAGAGACAGTGTTGATCTGCAATCATTGATGACT GAAATGAATCGATTCCGCTCTTGGTGCAGCCTCTTATTCGGTTATGACTGGGTTGGGATTCCGCTGGTTTACACCCAG GTGGTCACTCTTGCTGTCTATACCTTCTTCTTTACGTGCCTGATTGGACGCCAGTTTTTGGATCCCACCAAAGGCTACGCAGGGCATGACTTGGATCTTTACATTCCAATCTTCACCCTCCTACAATTCTTCTTCTATGCAGGATGGCTCAAG GTAGCTGAGCAGCTTATCAACCCTTTtggagaagatgatgatgattttgaaaCTAATTGGTGCATTGACAGAAATTTGCAG GTCTCTCTTTTAGCTGTGGATGAAATGCACATGAGCTTACCCAGGATGAAGAAGGACATTTACTGGGACGATTCTGCGGCTCGCCCGCCATACACATTGGCAGCTGTGGACTACTGCATTCCCTCGTTTCTGGGGTCAACAGTCCAGATGGG GCTGTCTGGGTCCGATTTTCCTGATGAGGAGTGGCTGTGGGATTATGAGAAGCATGGCCATCGGCATTCCATGATAGGAAGAGTCAAGCGGTTCCTGAGTGCCCACGAACACCCCTCCAGCCCCAGAAGAAGAAGCTACAGGAGGCAGACGAGTGACAGCTCCATGTTCTTACCCCGAGATGACCTCAGCCCAGCCAGAGATCTACTGGATGTGCCCTCAAGAAATCCCCACAGGGCCTCACCCACCTGGAAGAAATCCTCCTTCCCAGAAGGAAGCCCcatgctgcactccagcataggagAGCTGTCCACCATCAGGGAGACCAGCCAGACAAGCACTTTACAGAGCCTGACCCCACAGTCCAGTGTGAGAACCTCCCCCATCAAAATGCCACCGGTGCCTGAGGTATTGGTCACAGCGGCCGAAGCGCTAGGGTCCACATCAGACGGCTACCACCATGACTCCACTACCTCCATCTTGAGCTCTGAGTTTTCAGGGGTTGAGCCAAGCAAGACTGAGCAGCAGCAGGGCCCAGTGAGATCCATCCTGTCCCCTTTAGAGAAGGGGACACCTCCTAGAGGCCCCAGTGCCCAGactgtttcagccagcactgAGGGAAACATATTCAAGTGTGAAGGAGACCCTGGTGATACCTTTCTAAAAACGTGGAGCCTTCCGGAATTCCTGGAGTCCAGCCACACCTCCCTGGGAAACCTAAGTCCAGACCCCATGAGCTCTCAGCCAGCTCTTTTAGTTGACACAGAAACATCCTCAGAGATCAGTGGGATCAACATTGTGGCGGGCCCTCGAGTCTCTCCTGATATGCTGTATTTAATGGAAAACCTGGACACCAAGGAAACAGATATCATAGAGCTGAAcaacaaggaaactgaggaacCACCCAAATGA